A stretch of the Nitrospirota bacterium genome encodes the following:
- a CDS encoding tetratricopeptide repeat protein gives MDLQESFDRALAHFQQGKLGEAEQICQQILYTRPDRSDVLHLLGIIFLQQKKIEKAIAYLEQAVQIDIHDPYLYFHLANAYREHGISGKAVTYYQKSIELAPHFDDAYYNLGITLEGEGNTDEAIDVYKRALQLNPEATDIWNNLGVALRKKRQLNEALNCFRKAIEFNPTYLRALFNLGITYQEMEQFNEALTYFKRVTELEPGFADAYHSMGTVCREMFQLDNAAHWYQEAIKHNPNSSEIYTNLGLVYEEKGDIDQSISSLRKAIKLNRCDPEIHWNLSLVLLSAGNLNEGWQEYEWRCLIKDFGLRRFAPPRWDGSSLRRKTIFIYAEQGIGEEIMFSSCIPEIIERGASCIVDCDKRLVPLFGRSFPEAEILDRSAIVHLSAEILRADFCSPMGSLPLFLRSNLRSFPQRNSYLVPDTKKVTMWRSRFANLGAGLKIGISWRGGSKKWDRLVRSTMLSQWDKVFSVTHLHFINLQYGDCAAELNNAKNTKGITIHDWEDADPLKDLDNFAAQIAALDLVISVDNATVHMAGALGKPVWVLLPFVCDWRWMQDFEDTPWYKTLRLIRQKTPGDWDGVFRRVVSDLKHYLETGSMPEITNSYTRACTDTPQEPVFPSLTPSSDTPYRCAVITPVGPGHENLYQECLASVENAFREKPAHCTGFIPIRIDDPQGKLGRSKARNLGIQKASEQGAEWIFFLDADDLMSPSAFEYVGPYLDKYDAVWGSIWSIESGESTARERPKQLPFLYGIEDVLSCDPFVSLQMGHFVRTPVALSVLFNESIDTGEDFDYYLRVWEKYRCIKIPLPFIYKRAF, from the coding sequence ATTTGATAGGGCGCTCGCTCACTTTCAACAGGGGAAGTTGGGGGAAGCCGAACAAATCTGCCAGCAAATATTATATACCCGGCCAGATAGAAGTGATGTTCTTCATCTTCTCGGTATCATCTTTTTGCAACAGAAAAAAATTGAAAAGGCGATTGCATATCTTGAACAGGCAGTACAAATTGATATCCATGATCCCTATCTTTATTTCCATCTTGCAAATGCTTATCGGGAACATGGAATATCCGGGAAAGCAGTTACATACTATCAAAAGTCAATTGAACTTGCTCCGCATTTTGATGACGCTTATTATAATCTTGGAATAACACTGGAAGGAGAAGGAAACACTGATGAAGCAATAGATGTATATAAGAGGGCCTTACAACTGAATCCTGAAGCTACAGATATCTGGAACAATCTTGGAGTTGCCCTGCGCAAGAAACGCCAGTTGAATGAAGCCCTCAATTGCTTCAGAAAAGCTATTGAATTTAATCCCACATACTTGCGTGCTTTGTTTAATCTCGGCATTACTTATCAGGAGATGGAGCAATTCAACGAGGCCTTAACATATTTCAAAAGAGTTACCGAACTTGAACCGGGATTTGCTGATGCATACCATAGCATGGGAACTGTCTGCAGAGAGATGTTCCAGTTGGATAATGCAGCACACTGGTATCAGGAAGCAATAAAACATAATCCAAACAGTTCCGAGATCTATACAAACTTAGGATTGGTTTATGAGGAGAAAGGAGATATTGATCAATCTATTTCAAGTCTTCGCAAAGCAATAAAGCTTAATCGATGCGACCCGGAAATCCACTGGAATCTGTCACTGGTCCTTTTGTCTGCTGGAAACCTCAATGAGGGCTGGCAAGAATATGAATGGCGCTGTTTAATAAAGGACTTTGGATTGCGCAGGTTCGCCCCACCCAGATGGGACGGTTCATCTCTGCGTAGAAAAACAATTTTCATATATGCTGAGCAGGGCATCGGTGAGGAAATCATGTTTTCCTCATGCATTCCGGAAATCATCGAGCGGGGTGCTTCCTGTATTGTGGACTGCGATAAAAGGCTCGTTCCTCTTTTCGGAAGATCTTTCCCTGAAGCTGAGATACTCGACCGGTCGGCTATTGTTCATTTGTCAGCCGAAATTCTTCGTGCAGACTTCTGTTCTCCGATGGGGAGTCTCCCACTATTCTTGCGTTCTAATCTCAGAAGTTTTCCACAGCGGAATTCCTATCTTGTGCCCGACACGAAGAAAGTAACTATGTGGCGTTCCCGATTTGCAAATTTGGGGGCGGGCCTTAAAATAGGAATTTCATGGCGTGGAGGTAGCAAAAAATGGGACCGACTTGTCCGATCAACCATGCTCTCTCAATGGGACAAGGTATTTTCCGTAACCCATCTTCATTTCATCAATTTGCAGTATGGAGACTGTGCTGCTGAACTAAATAACGCAAAAAACACAAAGGGCATCACCATCCATGACTGGGAGGATGCCGATCCCCTGAAGGACCTCGACAATTTTGCCGCACAGATCGCGGCGCTCGACCTGGTCATTTCTGTCGACAATGCCACCGTGCATATGGCAGGCGCTCTGGGAAAACCTGTCTGGGTATTGCTGCCCTTTGTCTGCGACTGGAGATGGATGCAGGACTTTGAGGATACCCCCTGGTACAAGACTCTCCGGCTCATCCGCCAGAAGACTCCGGGGGACTGGGACGGCGTATTTAGGCGTGTCGTATCCGACCTGAAACACTACCTCGAAACAGGCTCCATGCCTGAGATCACCAATTCCTATACACGCGCATGCACTGACACCCCTCAGGAACCTGTCTTTCCTTCCCTGACCCCCTCATCCGACACTCCTTACCGGTGCGCGGTGATCACCCCCGTAGGCCCCGGTCACGAGAATCTGTATCAGGAATGTCTTGCCTCTGTCGAAAACGCCTTCAGGGAAAAACCGGCACACTGTACCGGGTTCATCCCTATACGGATCGACGATCCCCAGGGGAAACTGGGCCGTTCAAAGGCCCGCAATCTCGGTATTCAGAAGGCTTCCGAACAGGGGGCTGAATGGATATTCTTCCTTGACGCAGATGACCTGATGTCTCCTTCTGCGTTTGAATATGTAGGACCCTATCTGGATAAGTATGATGCCGTCTGGGGTTCCATCTGGAGTATTGAATCAGGAGAGTCGACTGCCAGGGAACGTCCGAAACAACTGCCGTTCCTTTACGGCATCGAAGACGTACTTTCCTGCGATCCCTTCGTGAGTCTCCAGATGGGACATTTTGTACGGACACCTGTCGCACTGTCTGTTCTCTTTAACGAATCTATCGACACGGGAGAGGACTTCGATTACTACCTCAGGGTCTGGGAAAAGTACCGCTGTATAAAAATTCCTCTGCCATTCATTTACAAAAGAGCCTTTTAG
- a CDS encoding surface-adhesin E family protein: MKQIFQIIIGIIIIFVSSSAGAEEWRLFDHYNDHYYYDKESINYPLENSREIIGVWQKVIFNDESLDRIISHLGPKYADLVEVISLIEINCYTKHAQIKSKAYYDKRGNAIDTMNKTRSDWKAIEATSPLNQLYYAVCPVKPSKK, translated from the coding sequence ATGAAACAAATATTTCAAATTATTATAGGAATAATAATTATCTTTGTTTCATCTTCAGCAGGAGCAGAAGAATGGAGACTGTTCGACCACTACAATGATCATTATTATTATGATAAGGAAAGTATTAATTATCCTCTTGAGAATTCAAGAGAAATTATAGGTGTATGGCAAAAAGTTATTTTTAATGATGAGTCGCTTGATAGAATCATTTCTCATCTTGGGCCTAAATATGCAGATCTGGTTGAGGTAATATCATTGATTGAAATTAACTGTTATACCAAACATGCTCAAATCAAATCAAAGGCATATTATGATAAAAGAGGTAATGCAATTGATACAATGAACAAAACCAGATCTGACTGGAAAGCAATAGAGGCTACTTCTCCATTAAATCAATTATATTATGCTGTTTGTCCTGTTAAACCCTCAAAGAAATAA
- a CDS encoding pentapeptide repeat-containing protein: protein MLTREQTWKKLVELKAVQGEMPQGPWDLSEKNLNGAELNEADLRGSSLRGAQLIGTGLVGTYLHGADLSRADLSGANMVGAVLLMASFVEARLLNANLSNAELGGVDFSGANLKRANLSGAYLIGANLIGTSLQAAILYKTELSGADLSKADLNEADLTEAGCNGTNFTDATLQGANLSRGDFFSAKFRRAKLNGANLTDTNMSGSLLQGAHFKGANLDRVNLKGAIKLTLEQLTGVQSLKDVQLSPRLLKKLKLRSSDK, encoded by the coding sequence ATGCTTACGAGAGAACAAACATGGAAAAAGTTGGTCGAATTGAAAGCTGTTCAGGGAGAGATGCCTCAGGGTCCATGGGATCTTTCAGAAAAGAATCTCAATGGAGCGGAACTTAATGAAGCAGATCTCAGGGGGTCCAGTCTCAGAGGTGCACAGCTTATTGGGACGGGTCTCGTTGGAACGTATCTGCATGGTGCTGATCTTAGCAGAGCAGATCTCAGCGGAGCCAATATGGTTGGCGCTGTTCTCCTTATGGCCTCTTTTGTTGAGGCGAGACTTCTGAATGCGAATCTCAGTAATGCTGAGCTTGGCGGGGTGGATTTCAGTGGAGCTAATCTCAAAAGGGCAAATTTAAGTGGAGCATATCTCATCGGAGCTAATTTGATTGGAACGAGCCTGCAAGCCGCAATTCTCTATAAAACTGAACTGAGTGGAGCAGATCTTTCGAAAGCTGACTTAAACGAAGCAGACCTAACAGAAGCAGGGTGCAATGGGACAAATTTTACTGATGCAACCCTTCAAGGGGCTAATCTCTCGAGAGGAGATTTTTTTTCCGCAAAATTTAGGAGAGCGAAACTGAATGGTGCCAATTTGACCGATACGAATATGAGTGGTTCTTTACTGCAGGGAGCGCATTTCAAGGGGGCCAATCTTGATCGAGTCAATTTGAAAGGTGCCATTAAACTTACTTTAGAGCAATTGACGGGTGTTCAATCGCTGAAGGATGTTCAACTGAGTCCCAGATTGCTGAAGAAATTAAAACTTAGATCCAGCGATAAATAA
- a CDS encoding tetratricopeptide repeat protein, with protein sequence MNIKQITLSAIEYLQKGDLQYAESLFRHILKIQPNNVSALHFLGVIYYQRKDYNGSIEHINKALHFGPNYADAYNNLGIVLQETGHLEEATVCYKKALNLNPNFSRAYYNLGNIFREKWQLNNAIHNYQKAIQLEPNFFEAYNNIALALQDQGLLKEAEKNYRNALQIKPDFPECYSNLLLMMHYDTRYDSKKIFYEHLRYANQLTRSFSPSVMPYNNDCSSVRRLKIGYVSPDFRRHSVAYFIEPIITTHERQSFEVICYSDVPREKEDEVTLRIQGHSDQWRNITAMSDEQVAQQIQSDQIDILIDLAGHTAFNRMPVFARKPAPIQVSWIGYPATTGLSTMDFKIVDSYTDPQGMTEKFFTEKLLRMPDSFLCYLPDKDSPEIKPLPALSSGHITFGSFNYSSKISPDTVTLWANILNRMPSTCLLLKSRNFVDSKTGQHIMNMFNKLDISAERIVLIPSSCSFIEHLSMYNQIDIALDTYPYNGTTTICEALWMGVPVITLSGNTHVSRVGMSILSNAGLSNFIAESHEQYQEIAINTAHDFEELQRLRTILRDKLLNSALLQKERFTRNLEHIYRDIWNTWCQSHKGGDIF encoded by the coding sequence ATGAACATTAAGCAGATAACCCTCTCAGCCATAGAATACCTCCAAAAAGGAGATTTACAATATGCAGAAAGTCTATTCCGTCATATACTAAAAATTCAACCTAACAATGTCTCCGCCCTACATTTTCTTGGCGTAATATATTACCAGCGCAAAGATTATAATGGATCTATAGAACATATAAATAAAGCACTTCATTTTGGCCCCAATTATGCTGATGCTTACAATAATTTGGGAATAGTTTTGCAGGAAACAGGTCATTTAGAAGAAGCAACAGTTTGCTACAAAAAGGCTCTTAATCTTAATCCAAATTTTTCCAGAGCTTATTATAATCTTGGTAATATTTTTAGGGAGAAATGGCAACTAAACAATGCTATACATAATTATCAGAAAGCGATTCAGCTAGAACCTAATTTTTTTGAAGCATACAATAATATTGCTCTTGCGCTTCAAGATCAGGGGCTGCTAAAAGAAGCGGAAAAAAATTATAGGAATGCCCTTCAAATTAAGCCGGATTTCCCGGAATGTTACAGCAACCTCCTTCTCATGATGCATTATGATACACGATATGATTCGAAAAAAATCTTTTATGAACATCTGAGATATGCAAATCAGCTAACAAGATCTTTTTCACCATCTGTTATGCCTTATAATAACGATTGTTCATCTGTTCGTCGTCTAAAAATTGGTTATGTTTCACCGGATTTCAGAAGGCATTCAGTTGCCTATTTTATCGAACCTATTATTACCACACATGAACGGCAGTCTTTCGAAGTAATTTGCTATTCTGATGTGCCTCGTGAAAAAGAAGACGAAGTGACTTTGCGTATCCAGGGGCATAGTGATCAATGGCGAAACATCACGGCAATGTCAGATGAACAGGTGGCACAACAAATACAATCGGACCAAATTGATATCCTTATTGATCTCGCAGGACATACCGCATTCAACAGAATGCCTGTTTTTGCACGAAAACCTGCCCCCATACAGGTAAGCTGGATAGGGTACCCTGCTACTACTGGCCTTTCAACAATGGACTTTAAGATTGTTGACAGCTATACAGATCCTCAAGGAATGACAGAAAAATTTTTTACAGAAAAACTGCTTCGTATGCCTGATAGTTTTCTCTGCTATTTGCCCGACAAAGATAGCCCTGAAATAAAGCCATTGCCCGCACTCTCTTCTGGCCATATAACTTTTGGCTCTTTTAACTATTCATCAAAGATCTCACCTGATACTGTTACACTCTGGGCCAATATCTTAAACAGAATGCCAAGCACCTGTCTATTATTAAAATCACGGAATTTTGTAGATAGCAAAACTGGTCAGCATATAATGAATATGTTTAATAAACTAGATATTTCTGCTGAAAGGATAGTTTTGATCCCTTCGAGCTGTTCTTTCATTGAGCATCTTTCAATGTACAACCAAATTGACATCGCATTGGATACATATCCCTATAACGGAACAACTACCATCTGTGAAGCGTTATGGATGGGTGTTCCGGTGATCACTCTATCGGGGAATACCCATGTGTCACGTGTCGGTATGAGTATTTTATCGAATGCTGGTTTGTCCAATTTTATCGCTGAATCACATGAACAATATCAAGAAATTGCGATAAATACAGCACATGATTTCGAAGAGTTGCAACGTCTCCGCACCATACTAAGGGACAAATTACTGAATTCAGCACTCTTACAAAAAGAAAGGTTTACCCGAAATCTTGAACACATCTACAGAGACATATGGAATACATGGTGTCAATCTCATAAAGGAGGAGATATATTTTGA
- a CDS encoding tetratricopeptide repeat protein: MKKNINNVVESAIEHCQAGDLKRSEAICYQILEMQPDNLRALNILAIIYAQRSEYDSAIDCLKKALNVDPSHANLLSNLGHAYFEKGDLKNAIRCFRKAIKLNPQLFDAHYRLGTVFHQKGKLSEAITSYRKALSLNPDMFEVSYKLALALKNSGKLDEALKFNQQAAKVNPNSPEIHFNMANIYREKGQIDEAITFYNNVIQLSPFHTMAMTNLGMALQEKQLLDEAIAIYQKALLYDPDSVIILNNLGTALRDKGQPEEALKYFQKAIKLKRSFALPHYNLSLTLLLMGQLKKGWKEYEWRWKVEGLFSPRNFSHPQWDGSSLKGKSILVYSEQGIGDEIMFASCLRGVIAQADLCTVECDKRLMPLFARSFPEIQVIDRFAAADLSPSGFPNADVKIALGSLPKFLRPDFSSFPQDNSFLIPDSHKVEHWSRRFSEIGSGLKIGISWRGGNNPTAQLTRSIILETWESLFSIPGIHWINLQYGECSKELKAIKEKFGIIIHDWEDADSLKDLDNFAAQIAALDLVISVDNSTVHMAGALGVPVWVLLPFAPDWRWMLNRSDSPWYPTVTLFRQPIHGDWEPVITEVRKCLKSYKTI; the protein is encoded by the coding sequence TTGAAAAAAAATATTAATAATGTGGTTGAATCTGCCATAGAGCATTGCCAGGCGGGTGACCTAAAACGATCGGAAGCAATTTGCTATCAGATATTGGAGATGCAACCTGATAACCTTCGGGCTCTTAACATACTTGCAATCATATATGCTCAGCGCTCAGAGTATGATTCTGCCATAGACTGTTTGAAAAAAGCGCTGAATGTTGATCCATCTCATGCAAATCTATTAAGTAATCTGGGACATGCGTACTTTGAAAAAGGTGATCTCAAGAATGCTATCAGATGCTTCCGAAAAGCAATAAAGTTAAACCCCCAGCTTTTTGATGCGCATTACAGGCTTGGCACAGTTTTTCATCAGAAAGGAAAGCTGTCTGAAGCAATAACCAGTTATAGGAAAGCCTTATCACTCAACCCGGATATGTTTGAAGTATCGTACAAGCTTGCTCTTGCTTTAAAAAATAGTGGCAAATTAGATGAAGCTCTGAAATTTAATCAACAAGCAGCAAAAGTTAACCCCAATTCTCCTGAAATACATTTTAATATGGCAAATATTTACAGGGAAAAGGGGCAAATTGATGAAGCTATCACTTTTTATAATAACGTAATACAGTTGAGTCCATTTCATACTATGGCTATGACGAATCTGGGTATGGCTCTGCAGGAAAAGCAGCTATTGGATGAAGCGATTGCAATATATCAGAAAGCGCTTCTCTATGATCCTGATTCAGTTATTATCTTGAATAATTTAGGCACTGCGCTCAGGGATAAAGGACAGCCTGAGGAGGCATTAAAGTATTTTCAGAAAGCAATCAAGCTAAAAAGAAGTTTTGCTCTTCCACATTATAATCTGTCTCTCACACTTTTACTCATGGGACAATTGAAGAAAGGCTGGAAAGAATATGAATGGCGATGGAAAGTCGAAGGGTTGTTTTCACCTCGTAATTTTTCGCATCCACAATGGGATGGGTCTTCACTAAAAGGAAAATCTATCTTGGTTTATTCCGAACAGGGAATTGGTGATGAAATCATGTTTGCTTCATGCCTTCGCGGGGTTATTGCTCAGGCTGATCTGTGCACTGTTGAATGTGATAAACGATTGATGCCCCTTTTTGCAAGGTCTTTTCCTGAGATTCAAGTAATAGACCGTTTTGCAGCTGCTGATTTAAGCCCGTCAGGCTTTCCCAATGCTGATGTGAAAATTGCGTTAGGCAGTCTCCCTAAATTCCTCAGACCCGACTTCTCCAGCTTTCCTCAGGACAACTCTTTTCTCATCCCAGACTCTCATAAAGTAGAACACTGGAGCAGGCGGTTTTCAGAGATAGGTTCAGGCCTGAAAATAGGTATTTCATGGCGTGGAGGCAACAATCCCACTGCACAACTAACCCGTTCAATTATTCTCGAAACATGGGAGAGTCTATTCTCTATTCCGGGGATTCATTGGATCAATCTTCAGTATGGCGAGTGCAGCAAAGAGTTAAAAGCTATAAAAGAAAAATTCGGAATAATAATTCACGACTGGGAAGATGCAGATTCTCTGAAGGATCTTGATAATTTTGCAGCACAGATTGCTGCACTCGACCTAGTAATATCTGTGGACAATTCAACAGTTCATATGGCAGGTGCTTTGGGAGTCCCTGTTTGGGTTTTGCTGCCTTTTGCTCCGGATTGGCGCTGGATGCTCAATAGATCAGACAGTCCCTGGTATCCAACAGTAACACTTTTTCGCCAACCTATACATGGAGATTGGGAACCAGTCATAACAGAAGTGAGGAAATGCCTCAAGTCATATAAGACAATATAG